The DNA window TGCTTCCCAACTGAGAGAAAACATGAACTTAAAATCAGCTGGCTTCAAACAGAAATGAGAGTAGAGAGAGGgcgggaaggaagaggaaaggaggcagTCACCCAGCCATGCAGAGATGGGATTGTTTCCCATCACGGGTGGGCTAGCATTCAGAGGGCTTCCCTCTGGTATTCATaacaactaattttttaaattgagaaagaaTAATAACATTTGCTCAAAACAATTTTCCCCTCAGAGTTTTCTTCATGGCAGCCTTTACCTCCTTATTCCTCAAGCTGTAGATTACGGGGTTCAGCATGGGGATCACTGTGGTGTAGAACATGGAGGCCACTTTCTCCCGGGCTGGGGAACTGGCTGTGGAGAGTTTCAAGTACATGAATGCGGTCGTTCCATAGAACATCCCCACTGCAGCAAGGTGGGAGCTGCAGGTGCTGACGGCTTTGGACCTTCCCCCTGTGGTGCTGATGCGGAGGATGCTGGACAAGATGAAGGCGTAGGAAATGAGTACTGTTAAGCTGGTGACCACGATGTTGAATCCAGCCAAAACGAAGACTGTCATCTCAATATGATAGCTGCTAGAGCAGGAGAGCTTCATGAGGGCGATGATGTCACAGAAGTAATGACGGATGAGGAGCTCACAGTAGGGCAGTTTCAACATGAGGCCAGTCTCTATGGTTGAGCCAATGAGCTCCATGGCATAGACCCCAACCACCAGCAGGGAGCAGAATCGATGTGACATGATGATGTTGTAAAGCAAAGGGCTGCAGATGGCGACATAGCGGTCATAGGCCATGACTGTGAGCATGTAACACTCAGCAACGACAAACACAATAAAGAAGTAGAACTGGGACATGCACCCTGCATAGGAGATGACGTTCTCTTCTGTCACAAAGTTCACCAGGATCTTAGGGGTAATGACAGAGGAGCAGCAGAGATCCACAAGAGACAGGCTGCTGAGGAAGTAGTACATGGGGGCGTGAAGCTGAGCATTTAGACAAATCAGTGTTATCATGCCCAGGTTCCCTATCATGGTGACTGAATAGATcccaaggaagaggaggaagagggggaactGGAGCTCTGGCCGATTTGTTTAACCCTCAAGAATGAACTCTGTCACTGTAGAGTGATTTTCTCCAGCCATTCTCCTCTGGTTGGGAGCCCTGTGGCACTGGGAGAGAAGAACTCCATGAAAGGCTGCATCTTGCACTGCTTGGTGAAGCTAGTTTTGAGTATCTGGGGCCAGCTGAGTGATCCTGGTATACTTCCTGATGAAGTATCCCTCATCCTGCTGTTtattttgggaggaagaccagaCCCTGGGTATTTCAAAGGTCATGGAGATGAgaggaaaaagggggaaagatCTGAACCTTTTACCATTTTCATGTTTCTCAAATATTCTAGAGTGGTGGTTCTTAAAATGTAGTCCCTGGACCAGCACCACTGGCATCACTTGAAGATGTTAGAGATGCAAATTGTCAGACCTCACCCAAGACCTACCAACTCAGAAACTgtggggatggggcccagcaatGTTTCCTATTGTCTCCAGTTGATGCTGATGCACGCTCTAGTCTGAGAACCTCGATTCTATAAGCAATGAGCAGTATATTCCATATTTTATAGTTGGAGATGCATTTTGATTCAGAAATGAAATTCCCCTGTCATCTATGCAAGTcctaaatattcactgaatgtgAACATATGAATACTTATCTCAAATTGATGCAGTGTCAGGGTGATTTGGTAGTTACAACAGTATCATTGAGTTACAAGTCAATTTATGTAtctgaaagatgaagaaattagTGATATCAATCCCTAAGGTGGTTGTAAAATTAATATGGGGAAATgcatatttagaaattttttttcaagaagtcaTTTCCTATAAAAATGTGAGTTGTCATTAGGGGTCTGGAATTTGTTCTTAGTTTTTTTATCATACTTCAGGCCCTAAGGCAATGGTTCTCAACATTACTTGTATATTATGATCACCTggaatcatttaaaaagtattgatGTCTACGTTATGCCCACAGAGGTTCTGATGAATTCATCTGTGGTGAAGGCTGGGCCCTGGCACCTAGTATAGTCCAGAGAAAGTGCTCAATAGCTActttcactattattattgttagttCTATTTTCAGATCATAATATCAAACCATGGCTGCATTATCTCCTTAATGACAAAGTACTCAAATTACAGACAAGTCGTAAGAAGCAAGGATTATCATTGCTGAATATGATACCTATAGATATCCCTTCTCTAACATGTATTCCTTAAGCTAAAATCCTAAATTTGCACTATTTTAATTGCTTACTAACTTTTTTATAATGCTCTTCAAAGGTCAATGTCATTAACTCCTCCCAGAAGTTTTGGGTATGTGGATAAATGTATCTGAgtagaatttttatttccatgttcttactgagaaaactgaagtgcCAGACactaagtgactttcccaaggctTCCTAATTATCAAGTATTTGGAAATGAAAGTGCTTTCTTCTGATCATGAGCTCCTTCCCTTGGCCCAAGTGTGTAGCCTTGTAAATCTGCACACCTATAGCTTTAAGCAATGTTGTGGCTGAATGTGCTTTATACTTGATGTGTTAGCCTGTGCATAGCATATAAAAATGAGGAATGctgtatgtattattttcctcttctctagaaAACTGAAGCTCTAAAAGTTAAATTACCCAAAGTCATAAAACTAGCAAGACACAGAACTGGGTCTAAAACCTAGGACTTCTGACCAtcagtctgttttgttttcacaAAACTATGCTGCTTTGCTGTAGGTTATTTTATGTGTAGCACTTTATTATTGTTCAGTAAActtaatttattgaatttttggaCATAGAGGATAGATTTTATTGCCAATTTCAGTTGCATGCAAAAAATTTACCAAGGCAGTATAAGTGCACTGTAGAAAATCAgaaatacaaataagcaaaaataaaataccattttcttGCTCCTTGGAGACAGTCATCATGagtgtcattttacattttttcaatgcatatatgtatttacatgtgTATgagcatatatgtatttttttaaaaaacattttgtaacctgcttttaTGTTAAGTACTTTCAAATACACTGTCTCATTTGATTCCTATAATAGTAATAACAGTAGCTAAATTTGTCACCCTGCTCCTCCACCTGTAGACTGACAGAAAAGAATGGCAGGAGGTTGAGGGGCACAAGATGGTAGACTTATGAGAACCCTTCACCCATATATTCTCATTCATAAGGGAAATATGTTTATAAGAATATGTACTTCTCAAGAATACATTCAGTAATATATCATCTGTGAAAATGTTGTTAATgcagattttaaattaaactttttcttttgagttaattgtagattcacatggaggtacaagaaataatacagagagatcctgtgtACCCTTTATGCAGtttccccaatggtaacattttgcaaaattatAGTACAATCACATGCGGGATATTGCATGTTGCCATAGATAATCCACtgattttattcagttttctcCAGTGTTATTtatactcatttgtgtgtgtgtccatttACTTCAATACAATTTTATCACATGCGTCGATTTGTGTGTCCACCACCACAGTTCAGATAAAAACACATCaccttcattttctaattttcaaaataatcatttGGTTTCTTATCCTCCAAAGATgataagttatttttctttagtatctTTATACTCtaatttaatcatattttatgttttccagtTCACTGCAATTATTATCCTTTTGTTGctcaaaattttttatctttgccCTGTGGTATTCTCTTCAGTTTGTCTCTTTAGTCTTTTGGACACAGTGCTATTAGCCTCTAATATTAATTACTATCTGATAGGACAAGATGTTCTAAGCTCCTCTCATACATTTCTTTCTTCAGACCAGGAATTAACAATTTCTCCAAGAAACTTGGTTACTTTTAGTGCTGAAATGGCATTTGAAGGCCAAAGATTAGGTGCTATAAGGGTTCATTGCTTCTGGGTTATTGCTTCTAGGTCTTTTGAAAAAGTACTCAAAAATTTGTATTACGTGGTTCTTAATAATTTTACTAGGATATGTTTTCATATTCATTCTTCAGCAATTTTCTTAGGTGTGATGTTCCTTttcaatatatcaaatatatatatatataaatatgtaaatttaacTGGGAAAAATTTCTTGAATTATATTATTTGTTCTGTTCCCTTGCTTTGGTTTTCTCCATTGTGGCTCCTAATCACCGTAGATAAGATCTTCTTTGCCTTGTGTCTGCATCTGTTACTTCCCATTCATTCTCTtcgtttattttttcttcttcttttcatctgtttttctcaCCTTCTAATTACTTAAAGTATTATCTGTTGTGTTTAGTTGCTCTTCTATTACTTCTAATTCAGCTTAATTTcctaaatcattttttcttttatttctagtaaTTTCCTGAGTTATTGtgtaattattgattttttctaattctgagtTTTGTTACACTTTCATAccttgtatcatttaaaaatgtgttttagctCATTTTGATAGAATGTAATAGGATTCATTCATTGTGGGcatgtgctatggactgaattgtgttctttTCATAAGCCATCcactgtaaacatttaaaaactggacaaagtatataaaataattgtttttagaCGTTGGACAACAGGTGATGCTGAATTATGATCTAAGACGGAAAAGGAACATATGAGGTGAGTCCTATATTCACCCCGACTCTTTGTCAGGAGAGGCTTTCTATATCATagcccaaagaagatatatgctAACAGAGCACAGCATTTTTTTGTGAGTTGAGAAGAAGCAGACTAGAGTTTTGGGAGGCTGAAGTAGGTGGAATGGGTAGTAAAGTATATTGAAGCCACAGAGAAAGAACTCCAGGAATTTGTATATGGGTCCTTGTGTCTTTGTCTAagctttgacaaatgcataagCTATGCATTTCTAACATAAAACTCGATGAAGCTGGGCAAAGTATAAATCTTTGGAAAGTTTAAGTTAAATAATTATCAGAGCTTATACAGGACTGTGTGATGTTTGTGTTCCATCCAGCCAGTGAGGATATCTCCTTGAACACCTGTAGCACTCCCTAGAGAGCCAAGGTTTATGTCTTAACATTAGGGCCAAATTAGTTCTAGAATAAAAGCTATACTTCATATGTACTAACAAAACTtaaataaacctcaaaaacaccAAGACAATCTACGAGTAGTTTAACTGGCTgccaaaacaaactttaaaatattttaaagaaacaaaaaacaattaagagaGTCAACAATGTACGGCATCCTATCAAAATTACTAGACATTCAGATAAGCAGGAAAATGTGTaagaaaagcaggagaaaatatgtataaatagaaATATCACATCTGATGAAATTAAGACAAGAATTTTTAAACagctattattgttattcaaggatttaaatgaaaatgtgaatataatgaaaagaaaaatggaagatacaaaaaagaatgaaatagtacttttagagataaaaaatatgaaatagagatTTATTGAATGAACTTAAGAGCAGACTAGACATTGAAGATAAAAGATCAAtgatagagaaatagaaactattaaaataaaccacacagaggaaaatgaacaaactcaATAAACTGCAGAATATCCAGTGGTCTAACAATAGTGTAattagagtcccagaaggaagggaggaaacaaaaaacatttgATGATACAATGGCTAAAACATTTTGATTGGTGGAGATAGAGAtgataaatgaagtaaaaaatgtTGAGGATTGTTGAGTTGGGTGTTGGGTACATGGGTGTTTAGCAAACTAGTCTCTTTactttgtatatgtttaaaattttttatattaaaagttttaaCTTAAAGTAGATAATAGATCTAAGAGTaaaagtaaagactttaaaacttctaaaagaaaaaccaaaattttCATGATGTTGGTATAGGCTAAGAGATTCTAGACTAAGCACAAAAGCACTCaccatagagacaaaaaaaaaaaaaaagatgactggaCTTAAGAATAAAAACTTCTATTCTTTGAAATAGACTAATaaagaagtgaaaagacaaagaCAGCCCGGGGGGAAGATATTCAATAtcaaaggacttgtattcagaacatataaagagctcttacaactcaCTAATCAAGAAGACAAACAACTAATTAAAATTGAACCAAAACTTTGAATAGATGCTTCATTAAAGGAGAATTTCAAATAGTCAGGAAACACATGAAAATTTGCTATCATTAAGCATCAGGTAAATGCAAGTTGAAAACACACTGACAGAACACTATGTGCCCACTAGAGATGCTAACCTGACAATATCAAATTTTGTTGAGAATGTAGACAAAGTGAACCTCTCAAACACTGCtgatggaaaataaaatcaaaccacCTCTTTGTCaaattgtttggcagtttcttataaacttGTCTATCATCAAACAATTCCACTCTTAAATATTTATCTGaagtaaattaaaacatatgttaaAGAGTTCTGTACGTGAATGCTTAGatctgctttattcataatagtccaaGCTGAAAACAACCAACTGTCCATCAACAAGTGGGCAAACTAATTTGTGGATATGTTCAGGCAATGGATTATTATTAATCAATAAAAAGAAGTGTATTCCTAATACAcacaacaaaatgaaagaattcaTTGATGAATTCTTGATGGGGCAGGTTTAGGAGGTATCTGCTTGTGCAGAAGAGAAGAGGAACTCAGCTTTGAAGTTGCTGTTTGGACTGACCACAGGACAGACTATTGGAAACATCTAGTAAAGTGACTGGATACCACTTTAGGGGCTTCATAGAAAGATGAGAACTAACGTCACAAGTGTGAAAGTCACCCTTATAGAGGAGGTTGCTGAACAGATGCGTTCACCAAGCACTTAAAGAAGCAAAAGAAGTGCATAGGATGTTGGGAAAGGTGAAACATGAGGGGAGAGGAAACGGAACAAGAGGCAAAATAAGAGCTGCCTTTATTAGACTGCAAACTCCTCCAAGGCATGAACCATGTCTTTTTCTCCCTAAACCTAGagttttaaaatgctaaataatGTACAAATTAGAGACTAACTGAACATTAAATAGAATTCTGTCCCATCTGACTCCTGTTTAATGACCTTAATTTTAGTCACTTTCTTAGGAGCTGAGGCCATTTCAAATGAAGACCTATCACCTaccttcttttctctccatccAGGCTTTATGGTTCTTCTTGTTGGAATTTATGTGTGTTCTTGTGTTTCTCTGATGTGTAGTGATGAACAACTCACTCAGTGCCATATCAGTGCTATTTGATAATCTACCAAAACTCTGAGACATATATGTAAAGACATTGTATACATGCTTATGTATCAAACATCCacttacattatatattatatatatatatatatataatataaatatatatgttaaatatgtgCTAGAAGTAACTGAAGCAAAGaaaccaagaagaagagataagcGTTTTGGAAAGGGGAAGGTTCTATACCAAAATGAACAtggtcaaaaatatttctttctgtacTGTTTCTTGCTTGTGCTGGAGCAAGTCATCAGTAAACTTGACTTTGGAGAAGCAATGGGTGAAATGCATTTAAAGTAAAGTTCTAACAGCAATAGTCTCTGAAGTGACATCAAACAAGAGGAAGTTTCCCTGGTGTTGCATCATACCCATACAGACAAGAAATCTCTAAGGCTCCTAGAGAAAAGTCAAGTTTTAATGAACCCCTGAGGTCTTCTTTGCCTGTGGGGCCCTAGGGGAGTTTATGacagttaattatttttctccatttataacTTATTTGTAGTGGGATTAAGATGAGGCTTTGGGATTCATTAGAGTCACTGTAGGACATAGCAAGATTCTAAGtgtaaatctacaaacaaaacaTCACTATTGTGGAGCACTGACTGAAAATGTCTCACAGCAGTGGATAAGCAAGCAGACACtgatgtgtacacacacataaaaatagtGATAGGTGTGGTGATTGTAGTTGGACTTGACAAGGTTTCTGTCTTTGTAGTGTGATTGCATAAACTTCTCATGAGAAGCCCTGATCAAAAGCATAGCTTACCCAACTTGTTCACTGAGGCTTGAGTTTctctgaacagatattttttttcccctttggtaaaaaCATCATAAATGACCTATGAAAGGATTTTGGGTATAGGTGACCATGCACCAACTCAGTTAGTCTGTGTACAGAGGAGTTTATCAGATCCCTTTCTGTGAGCTGATTTGAAAAGGGAATTTGAAGCAGCTGGTGCTGGCTGCTTAAAGACCAGAAATGTGTATGGACAGTGACCTTCACTGTGTGACCtgtgattttataaaaatctcaGAAAGGTCTTCTGGTCTCTTTAACTTGTCACTATGTACAAAACTCCCTACATTAGAGCCAGTGCTTTCAGTGAAGCTATATATCTGAAGCACCAGACAATACTGCATTGGTCCAGGTCCATTAGAATAGCTGATATATTAAGAGCACACCACAgtctttcaagtctttgctcaaatgtcaccttcacCTACCATCCTCTTTAAACTTACAACCCACAtgccttgctttgttttttatagcTCCTATTACCTTCTAAAGTGTTACATgggttacttatttatttattgtctgtctcccccctACTAGAGTAAAAGCtcaatgatttttgttttgtgctttATCTGCAGTTTCTATAACAGTGCCAGACATAGTttcttaattaatatttgttgaatgaatcaatgaatttcACTCTCTTATTCAAAGACTGTTAGACGTTACTCATTGGCTGATAATTGTGTTTAGGCTTAGCATTCTAAATTCTCCTTTGTGTGTTCCTGGTGCACTTTTCCAGactaatttcttatttcttttcaagattcatccaggTATTGCATGCATCAataatctgttcttttttattgctgagttgtattcaGTTGTATGACTATACCATggcttatttatctattttcctgTTGATCCTTATTTGGATCATTTCCCAATAAGGGAAatgtttttggctgttatgaataaagctgttatgaacatttgtgtgtgaGATATTTTGTGGACCTATGCAGTGATGTTTTTGGATATATGactgggagtggaattgccgggtcaCAGGGTAGGTGTGTGTTTTACTTTATCAGATACTGCCAATTTTACAAATAACTGTACAATTTTACATCCCCACTAGCAATATAAGGGAATGTTATttgttccacattcttgccagcatttggtattgtcagtcttttaaattttagcttattgtggttttaatttgcatttctctaagaagtAACCTTTGAGCAACTTTCCATATGCTTATtctccatttgaatatcttctaacatatctatttaagtctttcttccatcaaaaaaatttttttagtcttttattaatttatttgtaggagttttttatatagtataaatataagtCCTTTGACAGATAcatatattgtgaatattttctctctgtctgtggtTCGCCTTCATACTTTCTTAATGATGTAtttcaaagaacagaagttttaaatattgATCAAATCAAATTTAcgctatttttcttttatggttagtaaccattttttaacatctttattggagtataattgttttacaatggtgtgttagtttctgctgtatcacaaagtgaatcagctatacatatacatatatccccatttctcctctctcttgtgtctccctcccactctccctatcccacccctctaggtggacacaaagcaccgagctgatctccctgtgctatgaggctgcttcccactagctatctatttacatttggtagtgtatatatgtccatgccactctcccactttgtctcagcttacccttccccctccccatgtcctcaagtccattctctacgtctgcatctttattcctatcctgcccctaggttattcagaacctttttttttttttagatcccatatatatttgttagcatacggtatttgtttttctctttctgacttacttcactctgtatgacagattctaggtccatccacctcactacaaataactcagtttctttttatggctgagtaatattccattgtatatatgtgccacatcttctttatccattcatctgtcaattgacacttaggttgcttccatgtcctggttattgtaaatagtgcttgcaacaaacattgtggtacctgactctttttgaattatggttttctcagggtatatgcccagtagtgggattgctaggtcatatggtagttttatttttagattttttaggaacctccatagtggctgtatcagtttacattcccattaacagtgcaagagggttcccttttctccacaccctctccagcatttattgtttgtagactttttgatgatggccattctgaccggtgtgaggtgatacttcattgtagttttgatttgcatttctctaatgatcagtgatgttgagcatcctttcatgtgtttgttggcaatctgtacgtcttctctggagaaatgtctatttaggtcttctgtccatttttggattgggttgtttgtttttttgatattgagctgcatgagctgcttgtatattatggagattaatcctttgtcagttgctttgtttgcaaatattttctcccattctgagggttgtctttttgtcttgtttatggtttgctgtgcaaaagcttttaagtttcgttaggtcccatttgtttatttttgtttttatttccatttctctaggaggtgggtcaaaaaggatctagctgtgatttatgtcatagggtgttctgcttatgttttcctctaagagttttacagtgactggccttacatttaggtctttaatccaatttgagtttatttttgtgtatggtattagggagagtgctaacttcattcttttacatgtagctgtctagttttcccagcaccacttattgaaaagcgtgtcttttctctgctgtatatttttgttgcctcctttgtcatagagtagGTGACcttaggtgcatgggtttatctctgggctttctatcctgttccattgatctatatttctgtttctgtgccagtacaatactgtgttgattactgtagctttgtagtatagtcttaagtcagggagcctgattcctccagctccgtttttttccctcaagactgctttggctattcggggtcttttgtgtttccatacaaattttaagatgttttgttctagttccgtaaaaaatgccattggtaatttgatagggattgcattgaatctgtagattgctttgggtaggatagtcattttcacaatattgattcttccaatccaagaacatggtatatctctccatctgttggtatcatctttaatttctttcatcagtgtcttatagttttctgcatacaggtcttttgtcaccctaggtattttattccttttgttgcaatggtaaatgggagtgtttccttaatttcaccttcagatttttcatcattagtgtataggaatgcaagagatttctgtgcattaattttgtatcctgctactttaccaaattcattgattagctctagtagttttctggtagcatctttaggattctctatgtatagtatcatgtcatctgcaaacagtaacagttttacttcttctttaccgatttggattccttttatatctttttcttctctgattgctgtagctaaaacttccaaaactatgttgaataatagtggtgagagtggtcaaccttgtcttgttcctgatcttagaggaaatggtttcagtttttcaccactgaggacgatgttggctgcgggtttgtcatatatggcctttatcatgttgaggtaagttccctctaggcctactttctggagggtttttatcataaatgggtgttgaattttgttgaaagctttttctgcatctattgagatgatcatctggtttttattcttcaatttgttaatatggtgtatcacgttgattgatttgcgtatattgaagaatccttgcattcctgggataaactccacttgatcatggtgtatgatccttttaatgtgctgttggattctgtttgctagtattttgttgagggtttttgcatctatgttcatcagtgatattgccctgtagttttctttctttgtgacatctttgtctggttttggtatcggggtgatagtggcctcgtagaatgcgtttgggtgtgttcctccctctgctatattttggaagagtttgagaaggataggtgttagctcttctctaaaggtttaatagaattcacctgcgaagccatctggtcctaggattttgtttgttggaagttttttaatcacagtctcaatttcattgtttgtgattggtctgtttatattttctatttcttcctggttcagtctcgcaaggttgtgcttttctaagaatttgtccatttcttccaggttgtccattttattggcatatagttgcttgtagtaatctctcatgatcctttgtatttctgcagtgtcagttgttacttctcctttttcatttctaattctattgatttgagtcttttccctttttttcttgatgagtctggctaatggttgattaattttgtttatcttctcaaagaaccagcttttagttttattgatctttgctatcgtttccttcatctctttttcatttatttgatcttaatgatttctttccttctgctaactttggggttcttttgttcttcttttgctaattgctttaggtgtaatgttaggtggtttatttgagatgtttcttgtttcttgaggtaggattgtattgctataatcttccctcttagaactgcttttgctgcatcccataggttttgggtcattgtgttttcattgtcatttgtttctaggtattttttcatttcctctttgatttctttagtgatctcttggttatttagtagtgtattgtttagcctccatgtgtttgtattttttacagtttttttcctgtaattgatatctggtctTATCGCATTGTgctcggaaaagatacttgatacgatttcagttttaccaagccttgatttgtgacccaagatatgatctatcctggagaatgttccatgagcacttgagaagaaagtgtattctgttgtttttggatggaatgtcctataaat is part of the Balaenoptera musculus isolate JJ_BM4_2016_0621 chromosome 8, mBalMus1.pri.v3, whole genome shotgun sequence genome and encodes:
- the LOC118899801 gene encoding LOW QUALITY PROTEIN: olfactory receptor 8A1 (The sequence of the model RefSeq protein was modified relative to this genomic sequence to represent the inferred CDS: substituted 1 base at 1 genomic stop codon) — its product is MAGENHSTVTEFILEGXTNRPELQFPLFLLFLGIYSVTMIGNLGMITLICLNAQLHAPMYYFLSSLSLVDLCCSSVITPKILVNFVTEENVISYAGCMSQFYFFIVFVVAECYMLTVMAYDRYVAICSPLLYNIIMSHRFCSLLVVGVYAMELIGSTIETGLMLKLPYCELLIRHYFCDIIALMKLSCSSSYHIEMTVFVLAGFNIVVTSLTVLISYAFILSSILRISTTGGRSKAVSTCSSHLAAVGMFYGTTAFMYLKLSTASSPAREKVASMFYTTVIPMLNPVIYSLRNKEVKAAMKKTLRGKLF